The DNA sequence TTGATTCCGTAAAGTTATATAGCCTGGAATATCCTGATAAATAAATATATACAGCCCGTAACCTGATAATATTATTGCGAGTAAAGCAGGCCATAAATATTTTATTCTCCCTGATATAGCCCCGAAATGCAACCCCGTATGAATTCCCATAAGCACAAAACTTAAATATGAACTCGATAAATGCGAAATCCTAGCAAGCCAAGTTAATGACTCAATGTTTAAGGCCGGAAAACTTTCAGACATTATTATGCCGCTGAAAATATTTATTAATAAACAAATCATCAGCGAAAGATTTATAAATGTCCAGTATATGCGCAAAAAATTATATTTGCCTTTGAACAGCGCAAAATACCAGCAGCGATTCAAATATGTATGAACAAGAACAAGCGCACCAAATATCACGCCTAAATATTCGTGCGCCGTCCCGTCC is a window from the Synergistaceae bacterium genome containing:
- a CDS encoding DUF4405 domain-containing protein, whose protein sequence is MDSGKQSTRTQRANKIFVLKRIIDIAMTAALMVLMSLQAADGTAHEYLGVIFGALVLVHTYLNRCWYFALFKGKYNFLRIYWTFINLSLMICLLINIFSGIIMSESFPALNIESLTWLARISHLSSSYLSFVLMGIHTGLHFGAISGRIKYLWPALLAIILSGYGLYIFIYQDIPGYITLRNQFAFVDYDKNFLLAIFENFSMFSFWVLIGNQSIKILSRKYLSPCVIIALTVIIYFVFRIWLGVPENGF